In a genomic window of Mycolicibacter heraklionensis:
- a CDS encoding F0F1 ATP synthase subunit epsilon, with translation MAELDVDIVAVDRKVWSGKATFIFTRTTVGEIGILPGHIPVVAELVDDAMVRVDRVDEDELRLAVHGGFLSVTEEGVSILAEAVDFTSEIDEASARHEAQSNDPKMAARGRARLRALGVID, from the coding sequence ATGGCAGAGCTTGACGTCGACATCGTCGCGGTCGATCGCAAGGTGTGGTCGGGCAAGGCCACGTTCATCTTCACCCGGACCACCGTCGGTGAGATCGGCATCCTGCCGGGGCACATCCCGGTGGTTGCCGAGCTCGTCGACGACGCCATGGTGCGGGTGGACCGGGTCGACGAGGACGAGCTGCGGCTCGCCGTGCACGGCGGCTTCTTGTCGGTGACCGAAGAGGGCGTCAGCATCTTGGCGGAGGCTGTCGACTTCACCTCGGAGATCGACGAGGCATCCGCACGGCACGAGGCCCAGTCCAACGACCCCAAGATGGCTGCACGGGGACGGGCCAGGCTGCGTGCTCTAGGTGTAATCGACTAG
- the atpD gene encoding F0F1 ATP synthase subunit beta codes for MTVTADKTTAGRVVRVTGPVVDVEFPRGAVPELFNALHAEISFSELAKTLTLEVAQHLGDNLVRTISMQPTDGLVRGTAVTDTGAAISVPVGHEVKGHVFNALGNCLDKPGYGEDFEHWGIHRKPPPFNELEPRTEMLETGLKVVDLLTPYVRGGKIALFGGAGVGKTVLIQEMINRIARNFGGTSVFAGVGERTREGNDLWVELEDANVLKDTALVFGQMDEPPGTRMRVALSALTMAEWFRDEAGQDVLLFIDNIFRFTQAGSEVSTLLGRMPSAVGYQPTLADEMGELQERITSTRGRSITSMQAVYVPADDYTDPAPATTFAHLDATTELSRAVFSKGIFPAVDPLASSSTILDPAIVGEEHYRVAQEVIRVLQRYKDLQDIIAILGIDELSEEDKQLVGRARRIERFLSQNMMAAEQFTGQPGSTVPLKETIEAFDRLTKGDFDHLPEQAFFLIGGLDDLAKKAESLGAKL; via the coding sequence ATGACTGTTACCGCTGACAAGACAACCGCCGGCCGCGTGGTGCGCGTAACCGGCCCTGTCGTCGACGTCGAGTTCCCCCGGGGCGCGGTGCCGGAGCTGTTCAACGCTCTGCACGCGGAGATCTCCTTCTCGGAGCTGGCCAAGACGCTGACCCTCGAGGTCGCCCAGCACTTGGGTGACAACCTGGTCCGCACCATTTCGATGCAGCCCACCGACGGCCTGGTGCGTGGCACCGCGGTCACCGACACGGGCGCCGCGATCTCGGTGCCGGTCGGTCACGAGGTCAAGGGCCACGTGTTCAACGCACTGGGGAACTGCCTCGACAAGCCGGGCTACGGCGAAGACTTCGAGCACTGGGGCATCCACCGCAAGCCCCCGCCATTCAACGAGCTGGAACCGCGCACCGAGATGCTCGAGACCGGCCTGAAGGTCGTCGACCTGCTCACCCCGTACGTGCGTGGCGGCAAGATCGCCCTGTTCGGTGGTGCCGGCGTCGGCAAGACCGTGCTCATCCAGGAGATGATCAACCGTATCGCCCGCAACTTCGGTGGCACCTCGGTGTTCGCCGGCGTCGGGGAGCGCACCCGTGAGGGCAACGACCTGTGGGTCGAGCTGGAGGACGCCAACGTGCTCAAGGACACCGCCTTGGTGTTCGGCCAGATGGACGAGCCGCCGGGCACGCGTATGCGCGTGGCGCTGTCGGCCCTGACCATGGCCGAGTGGTTCCGCGACGAGGCAGGCCAGGACGTGCTGCTGTTCATCGACAACATCTTCCGGTTCACCCAGGCCGGCTCCGAGGTTTCGACCCTGCTGGGCCGCATGCCTTCGGCCGTGGGTTACCAGCCCACGCTGGCCGACGAGATGGGTGAGCTGCAGGAGCGGATCACCTCGACCCGCGGTCGGTCCATCACCTCGATGCAGGCCGTGTACGTGCCCGCCGACGACTACACCGACCCGGCGCCGGCAACCACGTTCGCGCACTTGGACGCCACCACCGAGCTGTCTCGTGCGGTGTTCTCCAAGGGCATCTTCCCGGCCGTGGACCCGCTGGCCTCCAGCTCGACCATTCTGGACCCGGCCATCGTCGGCGAAGAGCACTACCGCGTCGCCCAGGAGGTCATCCGGGTTCTGCAGCGTTACAAGGACCTGCAGGACATCATCGCCATCCTCGGTATCGACGAGCTGTCCGAAGAGGACAAGCAGCTGGTCGGCCGGGCGCGGCGTATCGAGCGGTTCCTGAGCCAGAACATGATGGCGGCCGAGCAGTTCACCGGCCAGCCCGGCTCGACGGTGCCGCTGAAGGAGACCATCGAGGCCTTCGACCGGCTGACCAAGGGTGACTTCGACCACCTGCCCGAGCAGGCGTTCTTCCTGATCGGTGGCCTCGACGACCTGGCCAAGAAGGCCGAGAGCCTGGGCGCCAAGCTGTGA
- a CDS encoding cob(I)yrinic acid a,c-diamide adenosyltransferase, translated as MAVHITRVYTRTGDDGTTGLSDFSRVPKTDPRLVAYADVEEANAAIGVALALGHPAEAVSATLLQIQNDLFDAGADLATPVAENPKYPPLRITADYVDRVEAWCDEYNEQLPPLNSFILPGGSPLSALLHVARTAVRRAERSAWAALDTYPDGVSVLPAKYLNRLSDLMFVLCRVANTDGDVLWKPGGDRADRPEK; from the coding sequence ATGGCAGTGCACATCACTCGCGTTTACACCCGTACCGGCGACGACGGAACGACCGGGTTGAGCGACTTCTCCCGAGTCCCCAAGACCGACCCGAGGCTGGTCGCCTACGCCGATGTCGAGGAGGCCAACGCGGCGATCGGTGTCGCGCTAGCGCTCGGCCACCCCGCCGAGGCGGTGAGCGCCACGCTGCTGCAGATCCAGAACGACCTGTTCGACGCGGGCGCGGATCTGGCCACGCCGGTTGCCGAGAATCCGAAGTATCCGCCACTGCGGATCACCGCCGACTACGTCGATCGGGTGGAGGCGTGGTGTGACGAATACAACGAGCAGCTGCCGCCCCTCAACTCATTCATCCTGCCGGGGGGATCACCACTGTCGGCATTGCTGCATGTGGCGCGAACCGCGGTGCGCCGTGCCGAGCGCTCGGCCTGGGCTGCACTCGATACCTATCCGGACGGAGTGTCGGTACTGCCGGCCAAGTATCTGAATCGCTTGTCGGACTTGATGTTTGTGTTGTGCCGAGTGGCGAACACCGATGGTGATGTGCTCTGGAAGCCCGGTGGCGATCGCGCCGACCGGCCCGAAAAGTAG
- a CDS encoding DUF2550 domain-containing protein, protein MSTPMMFMVVLVAVLLCAVVALSYRLWKLRQGGTAAIMRDLPAVGGHGWRHGVVRYRGGEAAFYRLSSVRLWPDRRLSRRGVDVVARRAPRGDEFDIMTDEIVVLELCDANQDGRAGFEIALDRGARTAFLSWLEARPSPRARRQSY, encoded by the coding sequence ATGAGCACGCCCATGATGTTTATGGTCGTGCTCGTCGCCGTTCTCCTCTGCGCCGTCGTGGCGCTGAGCTATCGGCTGTGGAAGCTGCGTCAAGGCGGTACGGCCGCGATCATGCGCGACCTGCCGGCCGTCGGCGGCCACGGCTGGCGTCACGGCGTGGTCCGTTATCGCGGCGGTGAGGCCGCCTTCTACCGTCTTTCCAGCGTGCGGTTGTGGCCGGACCGTCGGCTCAGCCGACGTGGCGTGGATGTGGTGGCCCGCCGTGCGCCCCGGGGCGACGAATTCGACATCATGACCGACGAGATCGTGGTGCTCGAACTGTGCGATGCCAACCAGGACGGTCGGGCCGGCTTCGAGATAGCGCTGGACCGCGGCGCGCGGACCGCCTTCCTGTCGTGGCTGGAGGCGCGCCCGTCGCCGCGGGCCCGGCGCCAGAGCTACTGA
- the murA gene encoding UDP-N-acetylglucosamine 1-carboxyvinyltransferase has translation MGERFVVTGGNRLSGEVAVGGAKNSVLKLMAAALLAEGTSTITNCPDILDVPLMAEVLRGLGANVELDGTTVRITSPDEPKYDADFAAVRQFRASVCVLGPLVGRCLKAKVALPGGDAIGSRPLDMHQAGLRQLGATCNIEHGCVVAHAEKLRGAEIQLEFPSVGATENILMAAVLAEGVTTIHNAAREPDVVDLCTMLNQMGAQIEGAGSPTLKITGVPRLHPTEHEVIGDRIVAATWAIAAVMTRGDISVTGVDPAHLQLVLHKLHDAGATVTQSDNGFRVVQYERPKAVNVATLPFPGFPTDLQPMAIGLAAIAEGTSMITENVFEARFRFVEEMIRLGADARTDGHHAVVRGLPQLSSAPVWASDIRAGAGLVLAGLVADGETEVHDVYHIDRGYPLFVEYLGDLGAEIERVI, from the coding sequence GTGGGAGAGCGTTTCGTGGTTACCGGGGGTAACCGATTGTCCGGTGAGGTCGCCGTCGGCGGCGCTAAGAACAGCGTCCTGAAGCTGATGGCGGCAGCCCTGTTGGCGGAGGGCACCAGCACCATCACCAACTGCCCGGACATTCTGGACGTGCCGCTGATGGCCGAGGTGCTGCGCGGCCTGGGCGCCAACGTCGAACTTGACGGCACCACGGTGCGCATCACCTCGCCGGACGAACCCAAGTACGACGCGGACTTCGCCGCGGTGCGCCAGTTCCGCGCTTCGGTCTGTGTGCTTGGGCCCCTGGTGGGCCGCTGCCTGAAGGCGAAAGTCGCACTTCCGGGCGGCGACGCGATCGGGTCGCGCCCGCTCGACATGCATCAGGCGGGCCTGCGCCAGCTGGGCGCCACCTGCAATATCGAGCACGGTTGCGTGGTCGCGCACGCCGAGAAGCTGCGCGGCGCCGAGATCCAGTTGGAGTTTCCGTCGGTCGGTGCCACCGAGAACATCTTGATGGCCGCAGTCCTGGCCGAGGGCGTCACCACCATCCACAATGCGGCGCGCGAGCCCGATGTCGTTGACCTCTGCACGATGCTCAACCAGATGGGCGCGCAGATCGAAGGTGCGGGCTCACCGACGCTGAAGATCACCGGGGTGCCGCGTCTGCACCCCACCGAACACGAGGTGATCGGCGACCGGATCGTCGCCGCGACCTGGGCGATTGCCGCGGTGATGACCCGCGGCGATATCTCAGTCACCGGAGTGGACCCGGCGCACCTGCAGCTCGTCCTGCACAAGCTGCACGACGCGGGGGCGACCGTGACCCAGTCCGATAACGGCTTCCGGGTCGTGCAGTACGAGCGGCCCAAGGCCGTCAACGTCGCGACCCTGCCGTTTCCGGGATTCCCCACTGACCTGCAGCCGATGGCGATCGGCCTCGCGGCGATCGCCGAGGGCACGTCGATGATCACCGAGAACGTGTTCGAAGCCAGATTCCGGTTCGTCGAGGAGATGATCCGACTGGGTGCCGACGCCCGCACCGACGGCCACCATGCGGTGGTGCGTGGTCTGCCGCAGCTCTCGAGCGCTCCGGTGTGGGCCTCCGACATCCGCGCCGGAGCCGGTCTGGTCCTTGCGGGCCTGGTCGCAGACGGTGAGACCGAGGTCCACGACGTCTACCACATCGATCGCGGCTACCCGTTGTTCGTGGAATATCTAGGCGATTTGGGCGCTGAGATCGAACGTGTAATATAG